Proteins encoded by one window of Aspergillus puulaauensis MK2 DNA, chromosome 4, nearly complete sequence:
- a CDS encoding putative 2-deoxy-D-gluconate 3-dehydrogenase (COG:Q;~EggNog:ENOG410PHW8;~InterPro:IPR002347,IPR036291,IPR020904;~PFAM:PF00106,PF13561,PF08659,PF01370;~SMCOG1001:short-chain dehydrogenase/reductase SDR;~antiSMASH:Cluster_4.3;~go_function: GO:0016491 - oxidoreductase activity [Evidence IEA];~go_process: GO:0055114 - oxidation-reduction process [Evidence IEA]), with amino-acid sequence MADSVPSLFSLQGKTALITGGTRGIGAAMAIALAEAGADIILVQRDASNTSTHDHITNTLKRKATIHTAELSDRSSVKAIIPTLVSQGHNPTILLNCAGIQRRHPSEKFPDEDWDDVLNVNLTSVFTLCREFGAYILSQPESAFVNGRKKGSIINVASLLSYQGGITVPAYAASKGGVAQLTKALSNEWVGKGINVNAIAPGYIDTDMNVALINDNNRNVGIMARIPAGRWGKPEDFKGPVVFLASEASSYVSGELVTVDGGWMGR; translated from the exons ATGGCAGACTCAGtcccctccctcttctccctccaggGTAAGACCGCCCTCATTACCGGCGGAACCCGCGGCATTGGCGCCGCAATGGCAATTGCCCTTGCTGAAGCCGGCGCGGATATTATCCTCGTCCAG CGAGATGCCTCAAACACCAGCACCCACGACCACATAACCAACACCCTAAAGCGCAAAGCCACAATCCACACAGCCGAACTCTCCGACCGCTCCTCCGTGAAAGCCATCATCCCCACACTCGTCTCACAGGGCCACAACCCAACCATCCTGCTAAACTGCGCGGGCATCCAGCGCCGACACCCATCGGAGAAATTCCCAGACGAGGACTGGGACGATGTCCTGAATGTGAACCTCACCAGTGTATTCACGCTGTGTCGCGAGTTCGGCGCGTATATCCTCTCTCAGCCGGAGAGTGCTTTTGTGAATGGCCGCAAGAAGGGGTCGATTATCAATGTTGCCTCGCTGCTCTCGTATCAGGGCGGGATTACGGTTCCTGCGTATGCGGCGAGTAAGGGCGGTGTTGCGCAGTTGACGAAGGCGTTGAGTAATGAGTGGGTCGGGAAGGGGATTAATGTGAATGCGATTGCGCCGGGGTATATTGATACGGATATGAATGTTGCGTTGATCAATGATAATAACCGCAATGTGGGCATCATGGCGCGCATTCCGGCGGGCAGGTGGGGGAAGCCCGAGGACTTTAAGGGGCCGGTGGTGTTTTTGGCCAGCGAGGCGAGTTCGTATGTTAGTGGGGAGTTGGTTACGGTTGATGGGGGGTGGATGGGAAGGTAA